The sequence AGAACGCCGAAAAGGGAGTAACCGCCGAGCAGCAGAAAGAGAACAAGACTGACCGCGAGATAACCAGGGAAATTCGGCGCAGCGTGGTAAAGGACAAGTCCCTTTCGATAAAGGCGCACAACGTGAAGATCATCACCAAAGATGGTCACGTGACATTGAAAGGCCCTGTGAAGAACGCAGACGAAAAGAAAGCGGTTGAGAAGGCAGCGGAAGAGGTTGTTGGGAAGGGTAAGATAACCAACGAAATCGAGATTGCCCCCGCCAAAACCAAGAAGGGAAAAAAGGAAGACAAGGAGAAAAAGGAACAGACGGAGAAGTAGCCGCAGGCGAACCGTAGTCCTCCTCATCCCCCTCCCGCTTGACGGACCTGCGCGTCGCGGCGCTAAGGTCCTTGAAGGCGGGAGGGGGCCGGGGTGGGTAAAGCCCCAACCTGCGGGTGTAGTGGCCTACCCCAAGCCGCAATAGGAGTGGAACGCTCCTTACGTATCGGGGTCACCATCCTGCCCAGACCGGCGCTGCTGCTTACGGGCCAGGATTGCCGCCCATTGCTGCTGCACCTCCTCTGGAGCGTACTTTTTAAAAAAACGCGGGAAGAATCGCGCGATGAGCCGATCTTCCCAGGTAAAGGTCGCCACCCAACGCTCCGCCGGGTCGGCGCGCTTCTCTTCTTTCATAATCCAGCCTCCGGATCACCAATGCCCCGTCAGACTGACCCGGCGGGGCGACGCGGAAATCCACAGCTTGCCGTTTATCAGCTCCCCAGCCACCACCCCGGTCGCAGACCCCAGTCCATCAGCCAAAAGGTCATACCAACTGAAGTGCGTTCCGCTGAATTCATCGACCACCTCTATGGCAAAACCGGGGATGAAAGCGAGTCCCCCGGAAATGACCATGCGCTGCGGCTGCTCCCAGTCCTTCGTGTGATAGATAATTGTATCAGCGGTGAGGCCCAACACGCCCCCCCCTGCGAAGTGGGAAACTTTGTCTTTATCGATGGCGTAGGCCGGAAACGCCGTAATAAACAGCACGATCAGAAAAACCAACGTTTTCATGGCTGCTCGTCCTCCTGTCATGATGCGTTTGCGAGCTATGGCATCAGTACGCTTGCAGGAAGCATTGCTGCTTTAAATTGTACCGAACAGTAGCCTTCTCACCATGCCCTACCGTCGGTTTTTGTAGGTGAAAGAAAGGACCTGCCGTTACTCATCTGATCATTCTTGCAGATAACGGGATTGTTGTATAATATCCCGTATCTCAGCCACCGGCGATGATCACCGCCCGTAAAGGAGTGCCCCATGACTAGAAATGAAATACTGATGTTTCTGAACTCGAATCCTATTTTCCACATGGCCACCGTCGACGGCGACATTCCGCATGTAAGGGGGATGCTGCTCTACCGGGCCGATGAAAACGGCATCGTTTTTAATACCGGCAAGATCAAGGATCTTTACCGTCAGTTGAACAAGAACCCGAGGGTCGAGCTCTGTTTCAGCAACGGCATATTTGAGAACCTGATCCAGGTGAGGATCGCAGGGACCGTAGAAGCGCTCGAGGACCTGGATCTCAAGAAAGAAATCGTGGCTAAGCGGGAGTTCCTGAGGCCGTGGGTGGAAAAAGTGGGTTACGAACAGTTGGCCGTGTACGTCTTGAAAAAAGGGAACGCCACCGTATGGACCATGTCGACCAACACCGAACCCAAGGAGTACATCCAGCTCTAAGCGCTGAGCACACCCTTCTCAAAGAGGAAGGCGTCTCCCCAAGGGGAGACGCCTTTTTTTATTGCTTCGTCCTATTTCGGGAAGAAGGTGACCGGCGGCGACCACGGCCCCGCGCCGGAGCGGTTGTGTCCCCTGACGCGAAAGCCGTGTTCCCGGTCGACGGTCAAGCCGTGGACCACCATGGTTTCACCAGCGTTGAAAACGTGAGGGCGCCAGTTGCTTTCAACGGAAAGGTCCCCTTCCCCCACCTTCAGTTCCCACAGTATTACCCCCGGGAGCGGATTCACCGTGATAGCGGCACTGCCGGAAACAGGCCCCTGATATATGGCGACCCCTTGCGGCATCAACAGGATAGGGTCCCCCTTACGCGGAGCATTTGGCGTGAAGCCTGTGTACTGAACTACACCCGGATCGCTCACGGCGGCGAGGTTATAGTATGCCGCCACCGAGTCCAATTTTTTCACAGCTTCAGCCTCAGCCGACTTGCGTTCCTGGATCTTGTTCGAATCATGTGTCAATGCCCCTTCATGGGTGTACTTGAGCCTCTCTCTGGTGGTCAGTAGCTCGGCTGCACTTGGCACGCCTTGAGGTATTCCGTTTTTGAAAGCGGCGTTACTTTCCATCGCAGCAGCTACCGAACCTAGCTCATTAATCAGAGCGACGGCGTTCATCCTCCGGTACGCAGTTGGTATTTGCATGTCGCCTCCCGTTTGAATTGGTTTTTTTTAATACATCTGGAAGGGAGTATACTCAGCTGGGGCGAGTTGGCAACCGTAATTCAACCAAAGGCGCGCCCCCTTCCCCCGACATGCTGGGCTTGGGGAGAGCTCTTGCACACTGCGGGAGAGCTCTTGCACACTGCGGGAGAGCTCTTGCACACTGCGGGAGAGCTCTTGCACACTGCGGAAGACCTCTTGCACACTGCGAGAGACCTCTTGCGCACTGCGAGAGACCTCTTGCGCACTGCGGAAGACCTCTTGCACACTGCGAGAGACCTCTTGCACACTGTGGAAGACCTCTTGCACACTGCGAGAGACCTCTCGCACACTGCGGAAGACCTCTTGCGCACTGCGGAAGACCTCTTGCACACTGCGGAGACCTCTTGCACACTGCGGAGACCTTCTGCGATCTGGTCGTGCTGACAAAAAAGCCCTGTCCCCGTAAGGGGCAGGGCTGTAAAGGTGCCTGGGCTGTGGCCGACGCTATAAGCTGCCGGGTGTGGAAGAAGTCGGTGCCGCAGGCTGGTGCATGGCGGCATGTGCCAGAGCCCTATCCTTCATGGACTGCTGCATAGTCGACTGCTTCGTAGTCGCCGTGGCCGACATGGCCTGGCCGGTCATCGACGCGGAGGCGCTGGTTCCGAGATGGGTGCCAGCCATCGCCGCGCCTGTGCCCATCCCGGCACCTGTACCCGTCCCGGAACCTGCGCCGGACCCCATGCCGGTACCGTGCCCGGAGCCCATGCCGGAACCGTGGCCGGAGCCACCTCCCATCCCACCGCGAGCTATGCCCTGGGAGGCAAAGGAAAGCAGGGTAAGCGCTGTCACTGCATAAATGGCCATTGTTCTCTTCATGATGGTTCTCCTTTGATGTTTTTTGCGACTGCACCTCCTTTCTACATAAGACGTGCCAACGGGACAGCTTCCCCCTGAACACGTGGTAACGCACACTTACCGCATTACAACGGATCGAGGTGGTGCAAAGAGTCGTTGCCTAGGTGAAACAGGTTGCACTCTAACGGTGCCGGTATGCGGGGGCATGTTGCTGCGTCGGGAACCGATTTCCGTTGACACGGCAAACGGTCCTTATTACATTGGCAGTAAATAAAGGGGAGTAGTTATCGGTCACCGGAAAAGACCGATCCGGTTCTCGTCAATACGGCCTAAGGCCTGGGACCCGGAGCAGCAGAACGCCAACAAGACCTTTATCCAGGCACATGCCCGGGTAAAGGTCTTTTTTTTTATGCCACGGCAGATAAATGCCGACGGAGGAGTAAAAATGAAGAGGTCGATGAAGGAAACAGTTACGAAGATAGGGGATCGCATCCGTGAGTGGCTGGACTCGTTGTTGCCCGTCGTTCTGCCGCCGGTCCCCGTCCCGGTACCGGTCAAAGATGACCGGCGCAGCCGCAATTCTTAATTGGGGTGACATGCCATGGAACTACTTCTTGCGACGATATTCTTGGGTAAGCCGATCTGGATGTGGCTTGTCTTTGTTGCTGTGGTTATCGTGCTGCTCGTACTCGACCTGGGAGTGCTGCACAAGGACCAGCATGAGATCGGCGTGAAGGAGAGTCTGCTGCTCTCCTCGTTCTACATCACCATCGCTCTCGCCTTCGGCGGATGGATCTGGTTCGAGATGGGAAGGGAGCCGGCACTGGAGTACCTGACCGGTTTCGTCGTCGAGAAATCGCTGGCGATGGACAATATCTTCGTCATCGCCATGATCTTCTCCTTCTTCGCCGTTCCACGGAAATACCAGCATCGGGTGCTCTTTTGGGGCATCCTCGGGGTCATCATCCTGCGCGCCATCATGATCGCGCTTGGGGCCACCCTCGTCTCCCAGTTCGGGTGGGTGCTTTACATCTTTGCGCTGTTTCTGCTGCTGACCGGATACAAGCTGCTGGTGCTGACCGAGGGAGCGCAGTCGGTGCTTGAGTCGTTCCGCGGCGCTCGTCACGCTGCCGCCATGGCCTGGGCAGTGGTTTGCACCGCCCTCGGGTTCGCCGCCTATGTCGGCATGGCGAAAAGCGGCGAAGGGGTCGCGGTCCAGGCTTCGGTCTACCTGCTCACCGCGGCGACTGCCTTGCTCGGGGGGAAGATTGCCTTTCTGACACACCAGGAAGAAACGGATCTGGCGGGAAACCCCTTGCTCATGTGGCTTCGACGGCATCTGCGCGTGACCGATGCCATCGAAGGTCAGGATTTCAGCGTGCGCCTTCCCGATACCAGGTCAGGAAAGGTGGGCACCCATTTCACGCCGTTGTTCCTCACCCTGCTCATGATCGAGATCGCCGACGTGATCTTCGCCGTAGACAGCGTTCCGGCGATATTTGCCATCACCACCGATCCTTACATCGTCTACACCTCCAACATCTTCGCTATACTGGGGCTGCGTGCCCTTTACTTCGCCCTGGCAGCGATGATGGCGCGCTTTGCCTACCTCAAGTACGCGCTGTCCCTGGTCCTCATCTTCATCGGCTCCAAGGTGTTCATCTCCAATCTGATGGGATGGGAAAAGTTCCCGGCATCGTGGTCGCTGGCGATCACGTTGGGGCTGCTTGCAGGCGGGTTTGCATACTCGATCTGGAAAACGCGCGGGACGGACGCGCATGGCGGCTGAGGCAAGTGGGGAGAAAGAGAACTACGGCTTTGCGCGCTCGATGATCTCCTCCAGGGAGAGCCCGCGGTTGGCCCAGAGCGGGAGCTGATCGACCGTCTCGAAGAAAGCTATCTCCTCGGCGAATGCCTCCTGCCATGGTTCTCCATCCGGAGTGAATTTGCCGCAGGGAACGAAGGTGACGTAGCCTGGGTAGGAAGCATCGACGTAGTCAGGATCGGGTTCGCCGGGCATGGGAGGGGGAGCCAGTTCTCCCTCCTGTATGGTAAGCGGGAAGAGCCAGCAGGCGGTCGGCTTGAAGGTCCACTTGTGGACGCCAAGTTCAACGGCCAGCGCCTGCAGCAGGCACATGTGATCCGAGGTGGCGAAAACGCACTTGGTTTTGTTGAAATGGGGGGGAAAACCGTCTATCGAAAAGGCGAACGGGCGCGTCGCAGTCTTTACCCCCTCGGTCCCATCAGGCCATGCACCGCTCACGATGAAATCGGCGGGGAGACTCCGGAAGTGCTCTGGGTATCTCTGCACCACGGCGCGGATCATCTCAGCCTCCCCGGGCAGGAGGTAGACCCCGTCGTAGCAGCAAAGGGCCTGGCATCCGGCCGGATCGCACCCCTTGACCATCATCTGCGCACCTTTTTCCATGAGCGTTTCTTCCATCACCTGGGCTAAGGCTGTCGTCACCATCGGGGACAGCACTGAAAAAAAGAGGGGCCGCTTTCAGCGGCCCCTCTTCGTGTTCAATTTTCGGGTATGCGTGGTGCCCGGAGCCGGGGTCGAACCGGCACGTCCTTGCGAACGAGGGATTTTAAGTCCCTTGCGTCTACCAATTCCGCCATCCGGGCCGATTCCCGTTCAACTTGCTGCTAGATGTTGTTCACGCGCTCGCGCAGGTCCTTCCCGGTCTTGAAAAACGGGGTTTTCTTGCTCGGAATGCTGACGATCTCGCCGCTCTTCGGGTTTCTGGCCTCGCGCGGCTCGCGGTCACGGATGGTGAAGCTGCCAAAGCCACGGATCTCCACCTTGTCGCCCTTGGTGAGGGCCTCGCTCATGGCGTCGAATACCATGGAGACTACTGCTTCGGAATCTTTGCGGGTGAGGGCACCACGCACTTCCACCAGTTTGTCGATCAGTTCGCTCTTTGTCATTTAAACACCTCAGTCAAAAAACTATTAGATTACTCAGTCGGCGAAGTGACTGGTCTATTCTTCAGTGCTCTTCTTCAGCTTCTCCTTGAGGAGATCGCCGAAGCTGGAGGTTGCCTCGCCCTGGCTGCCCATGTAGGAGGCCATCTCGGCTTTCTCCATCGCGGTCTGCAGCGCCTTGATGGAGAGGGCGATCTTCTTCTCGACCATGTCCACGTTCAGGACGGCCGCCTCGAGCTCATCGCCTACGTTGGCGAAGTCTTTCGGGGAAGCGACTTTCTCGTAGGAGATCTCGGAGACATGGATCAGACCTTCGATCCCTTCCTCGATCTCGACGAAGATGCCGAAGTCGGTCACGGAGGTCACCTTGCCGTTGACCTTGGAGCCCGGCTTGTACTTCCTGGGGATCTCTTCCCACGGATCCGGAACCAGCTGCTTGATGCCGAGGGAGAGACGCTCGTTCTCGACGTCGATGTTGAGAACGACGGCCTGAACGGTCTGCCCTTTGGAGAAGAGCTCGCCCGGGTGCTTCACGCGGCGGGTCCAGGAGATGTCGGAGACGTGGACCAGGCCGTCGATGCCGTCTTCGATGCCGATGAAGACACCGAAGTCGGTGATGTTCTTGATCTGGCCTTCGATCTTGGTACCGACCGGGTAACGCTCCCCGATCACGGTCCAAGGGTTCACTTCGGTCTGCTTGATGCCCAGGGAGATCCTGCGGTTGCCCGGATCGACCCCGAGGATCACTGCCTCGACGTCCTCACCTACCTTGAGGATTTCGGACGGATGACGTACACGGCGGGTCCAGGACATCTCGGAGACGTGCACCAGGCCTTCGATGCCGTCCTCGAGGGAGATGAATGCGCCGTAGTCGGTGAGGCTCACGACCTTGCCGCTGACGCGCTCGCCTTCCCTGTAACGATCGCCCACGTTGAGCCACGGATCGGGCACGGTCTGCTTGAGGCCCAGGGAGATTTTCCCTTTCTCGCGGTCGTACTTGAGGACCATCACCTTCAGGGTGTCGCCCACCTTCACCATCTCGGAGGGGTGGCCAAGCCTGCCCCAGGACATGTCGGTGACGTGGAGGAGACCGTCAACGCCGCCCAGGTCGACGAACGCACCGTACTCGGCGATGTTCTTCACCTGGCCGTTCACGATGTCGCCTTCTTTCAGGGTCGCGAGGGTTTCGGTCCTTGCCTTGTCGCGCTCCTCCTCGAGAAGGACGCGGCGGGAAAGCACGAGGTTGCCGCGCTTTCTGTTCAGCTTGAGGATGCGGAACTGGTAGGTCTGGCCGATGAAGCGGTCCATGTTGCCGCCGGGACGCAGGTCAACCTGCGATGCCGGGAGGAACGCCTCGACGCCGACGTCTACGGTCATGCCGCCTTTCACCTTGCCGGTGATCTTCCCTTCGATTACGCCACCCTCGCCGGCTGCGGCGATGGTCTCCCAGGCGACCTGGGAATCGGCCTTCTTCTTGGAAAGGACCATGTGGCCGCGGATGTTCTCACCGCGCTCGAAGTAGACGTTCACCTCGTCGCCGACCTTGACGGTCAGGTCGCCGTTCTCGTCGATGAACTCGGCAATGCGGATGGCACCCTCGGACTTGTAGCCGACATCGACCAGCACCACGTCCTGCTCGATCTGGACCACGACGGCCTTGACCACTTCGCCGCTCTGCGGCTGCCTCAGGCTGTCCTGGAAAAGGTCGGCAAACTCGCCACCTTCGGCCTGGTCCAGCTCCTCGTCATTATCGTGTAACCGCCTAATCGGCATATCTTTTTTCTTGAAGCTGCGTTTTTCTTCACCCATCGAAAACTGTACCCCCTCGTGTAATCTCCGTATAAAATCGAGCTAATCTAGCACATCGGCCAAAAATATCAACCTATTTTATCTTCATC is a genomic window of Geomonas ferrireducens containing:
- a CDS encoding BON domain-containing protein, with product MKKMSMMLAVSLSAAVALSAPVKIHAAQQSTSKADNTQKNAEKGVTAEQQKENKTDREITREIRRSVVKDKSLSIKAHNVKIITKDGHVTLKGPVKNADEKKAVEKAAEEVVGKGKITNEIEIAPAKTKKGKKEDKEKKEQTEK
- a CDS encoding pyridoxamine 5'-phosphate oxidase family protein; translated protein: MTRNEILMFLNSNPIFHMATVDGDIPHVRGMLLYRADENGIVFNTGKIKDLYRQLNKNPRVELCFSNGIFENLIQVRIAGTVEALEDLDLKKEIVAKREFLRPWVEKVGYEQLAVYVLKKGNATVWTMSTNTEPKEYIQL
- a CDS encoding fibronectin type III domain-containing protein, translated to MQIPTAYRRMNAVALINELGSVAAAMESNAAFKNGIPQGVPSAAELLTTRERLKYTHEGALTHDSNKIQERKSAEAEAVKKLDSVAAYYNLAAVSDPGVVQYTGFTPNAPRKGDPILLMPQGVAIYQGPVSGSAAITVNPLPGVILWELKVGEGDLSVESNWRPHVFNAGETMVVHGLTVDREHGFRVRGHNRSGAGPWSPPVTFFPK
- a CDS encoding TerC family protein → MELLLATIFLGKPIWMWLVFVAVVIVLLVLDLGVLHKDQHEIGVKESLLLSSFYITIALAFGGWIWFEMGREPALEYLTGFVVEKSLAMDNIFVIAMIFSFFAVPRKYQHRVLFWGILGVIILRAIMIALGATLVSQFGWVLYIFALFLLLTGYKLLVLTEGAQSVLESFRGARHAAAMAWAVVCTALGFAAYVGMAKSGEGVAVQASVYLLTAATALLGGKIAFLTHQEETDLAGNPLLMWLRRHLRVTDAIEGQDFSVRLPDTRSGKVGTHFTPLFLTLLMIEIADVIFAVDSVPAIFAITTDPYIVYTSNIFAILGLRALYFALAAMMARFAYLKYALSLVLIFIGSKVFISNLMGWEKFPASWSLAITLGLLAGGFAYSIWKTRGTDAHGG
- a CDS encoding DUF3109 family protein; amino-acid sequence: MVTTALAQVMEETLMEKGAQMMVKGCDPAGCQALCCYDGVYLLPGEAEMIRAVVQRYPEHFRSLPADFIVSGAWPDGTEGVKTATRPFAFSIDGFPPHFNKTKCVFATSDHMCLLQALAVELGVHKWTFKPTACWLFPLTIQEGELAPPPMPGEPDPDYVDASYPGYVTFVPCGKFTPDGEPWQEAFAEEIAFFETVDQLPLWANRGLSLEEIIERAKP
- a CDS encoding integration host factor subunit beta, with product MTKSELIDKLVEVRGALTRKDSEAVVSMVFDAMSEALTKGDKVEIRGFGSFTIRDREPREARNPKSGEIVSIPSKKTPFFKTGKDLRERVNNI
- a CDS encoding 30S ribosomal protein S1 encodes the protein MGEEKRSFKKKDMPIRRLHDNDEELDQAEGGEFADLFQDSLRQPQSGEVVKAVVVQIEQDVVLVDVGYKSEGAIRIAEFIDENGDLTVKVGDEVNVYFERGENIRGHMVLSKKKADSQVAWETIAAAGEGGVIEGKITGKVKGGMTVDVGVEAFLPASQVDLRPGGNMDRFIGQTYQFRILKLNRKRGNLVLSRRVLLEEERDKARTETLATLKEGDIVNGQVKNIAEYGAFVDLGGVDGLLHVTDMSWGRLGHPSEMVKVGDTLKVMVLKYDREKGKISLGLKQTVPDPWLNVGDRYREGERVSGKVVSLTDYGAFISLEDGIEGLVHVSEMSWTRRVRHPSEILKVGEDVEAVILGVDPGNRRISLGIKQTEVNPWTVIGERYPVGTKIEGQIKNITDFGVFIGIEDGIDGLVHVSDISWTRRVKHPGELFSKGQTVQAVVLNIDVENERLSLGIKQLVPDPWEEIPRKYKPGSKVNGKVTSVTDFGIFVEIEEGIEGLIHVSEISYEKVASPKDFANVGDELEAAVLNVDMVEKKIALSIKALQTAMEKAEMASYMGSQGEATSSFGDLLKEKLKKSTEE